The following coding sequences are from one Marinitoga litoralis window:
- a CDS encoding TVP38/TMEM64 family protein: MIKKLWKPILLLFLVISMIVLSKIYNFDDKLVLFLDSVDSLGFNGIIYFSLIYIFAVVLGIPGSALTIIAGATFGSVKGVIIVSISSTIGATIAFLISRYFARKQLYEYFKKNEKFIKLDNMVKKNGPIVVAITRLIALFPFNLLNYGFGLTNVSLFDYVFYSWIFMLPGTILYVVGADVITKSISQGKIPWTLIIIFLLAIVFIYLLTKNFKKKLGENDE; this comes from the coding sequence ATGATAAAAAAATTATGGAAACCTATACTATTATTATTTCTTGTTATTTCAATGATAGTATTAAGTAAAATATATAATTTTGATGATAAATTAGTTTTATTTTTAGATTCTGTAGATAGTTTAGGCTTTAATGGTATTATTTATTTTTCATTAATATACATATTTGCTGTAGTATTAGGAATTCCAGGCTCAGCTTTAACTATTATTGCTGGAGCAACTTTTGGATCTGTAAAGGGTGTAATTATTGTTAGTATTTCTTCTACAATAGGTGCTACTATTGCATTTTTGATTTCAAGGTATTTTGCAAGAAAACAATTATACGAATATTTTAAAAAGAATGAAAAATTTATTAAGTTAGATAATATGGTGAAAAAAAATGGCCCTATAGTTGTTGCGATAACTAGATTAATTGCATTATTCCCATTTAATTTGCTAAATTATGGTTTTGGTTTAACTAATGTTTCTTTATTTGATTATGTATTTTATTCATGGATATTTATGTTACCAGGAACAATATTATATGTAGTTGGTGCAGATGTAATAACAAAATCAATATCTCAAGGAAAAATTCCATGGACATTAATTATAATTTTCCTTTTAGCAATTGTATTTATTTATCTTTTAACGAAGAATTTCAAGAAAAAATTAGGTGAAAATGATGAATAA
- a CDS encoding mercuric reductase has protein sequence MNNFEEIYLNNIKPKDWINPKPKKIYDLIIIGAGTAGLVSAAGAANLGASVAIIEERYFGGDCLNYGCVPSKGLIEYSKKMKVLKEFKFPVKEEYFKDAMSEMRKKRSIISENDSVHRFKKMGVDIFWGKGYFNSENSIICDNVELFFKKAIIATGTRPFVPKIPGLKRFLTNETIFDLNYLPKKILILGGGPIGCELGQVFNNFGSKVTILEKNDRLLHKEDAEASKILMNKFIEEGINIETNVSLEKIEENIAILSNGKKIEFDEILMSVGRLPNTDINLEKAGIEYNERGILVNDYLRTTNKKVYAAGDIAFKYKFTHTADFTARIALQNALFFGKKKASKLIIPWCIYTSPEIAHVGEYENEYTDVIRLDFKENDRSILSNNEGFLKVIMRGNKIIGATIVHNFAGEMINELSVAIKNNISLSKLSSVIHPYPTNSDLIRRAGDKYNSKKLTPLNKKILKFILKLNH, from the coding sequence ATGAATAATTTTGAAGAGATATATCTTAATAATATTAAACCAAAAGATTGGATTAATCCAAAACCTAAAAAAATATATGATTTAATTATTATTGGAGCTGGAACTGCTGGATTAGTAAGTGCAGCAGGGGCAGCGAATTTAGGTGCAAGTGTTGCAATTATTGAAGAAAGATATTTTGGAGGAGATTGTTTAAATTATGGTTGTGTTCCTTCAAAAGGATTAATTGAATATTCAAAAAAAATGAAAGTATTAAAAGAATTTAAATTTCCTGTAAAAGAAGAATATTTTAAAGATGCTATGTCTGAAATGAGAAAAAAACGTTCAATTATTAGTGAAAATGATTCAGTTCATAGATTTAAAAAAATGGGTGTAGATATATTTTGGGGAAAGGGATATTTTAATTCAGAAAATTCAATAATTTGCGATAATGTTGAACTATTTTTTAAAAAAGCTATAATTGCTACAGGTACAAGACCATTTGTTCCAAAAATACCAGGATTAAAAAGATTTTTAACAAATGAAACTATTTTTGATCTAAATTATTTACCTAAAAAAATATTAATATTAGGAGGAGGACCTATTGGTTGTGAATTAGGTCAAGTTTTTAATAATTTTGGTTCAAAGGTCACTATTTTGGAAAAAAATGATAGATTATTACATAAAGAAGATGCAGAGGCCTCAAAAATATTAATGAATAAATTTATTGAAGAAGGAATCAATATTGAAACTAATGTTTCTTTAGAAAAAATTGAAGAAAATATAGCAATATTAAGTAATGGAAAGAAAATAGAATTTGATGAAATATTAATGTCAGTTGGTAGATTACCAAATACAGATATTAATTTAGAGAAAGCTGGAATAGAATATAATGAAAGGGGAATATTAGTAAATGATTATTTAAGAACAACAAATAAAAAGGTATATGCAGCTGGAGATATAGCATTTAAGTATAAATTTACTCATACAGCAGATTTCACTGCAAGAATAGCATTACAAAATGCATTATTTTTTGGGAAAAAGAAAGCTAGTAAATTAATAATTCCTTGGTGTATATATACTTCTCCTGAAATTGCTCATGTTGGTGAATACGAAAACGAATATACGGACGTTATAAGATTAGATTTCAAAGAAAATGATAGATCTATTTTATCAAATAATGAAGGTTTTTTAAAAGTTATTATGAGAGGAAACAAAATAATTGGAGCAACAATAGTACATAATTTTGCAGGTGAGATGATAAATGAGTTATCAGTTGCTATAAAAAATAATATCTCGTTATCTAAATTATCTTCTGTTATACATCCATACCCTACTAATTCTGATTTAATTAGAAGAGCTGGAGATAAATATAATAGTAAAAAACTCACACCATTAAACAAAAAAATACTAAAATTTATTTTAAAACTTAATCATTAA
- a CDS encoding DUF547 domain-containing protein has translation MRKLIFLVLLIFTSNVFAIFSDFDNFFNKYVDENGFVNYKNIDREDIDLLLNKITKIDDFSTWSENEKLSFWINTYNFLAITIVYENYPIKSNFLKSIIYPKNSIRQINGAFDGIKYNVLGNMMTLDDIEHNTIRKNFNEPRIHFALVCAAYSCPKLLNHAYFPDNLDLLLEEQAKHFFSSKKHFYLENNKVYISKILDWYGEDFINKYYDENNFKWLSKKDNSIINFAKNYVDNEIKDFLLNNKYSIEYIPYNWELNEK, from the coding sequence ATGAGAAAATTAATTTTTTTAGTATTATTAATATTTACAAGTAATGTTTTTGCAATTTTTTCTGATTTTGATAATTTTTTTAATAAGTATGTTGATGAAAATGGTTTTGTAAATTATAAAAATATAGATAGAGAAGATATTGATTTACTATTAAATAAAATTACTAAAATTGATGATTTTAGTACTTGGTCAGAAAATGAAAAATTATCTTTTTGGATAAATACCTACAATTTTTTAGCAATCACAATTGTATATGAAAACTATCCTATCAAGAGTAATTTTTTAAAATCAATAATATATCCCAAAAACAGTATTAGACAAATAAATGGTGCCTTTGATGGAATAAAATATAATGTTTTGGGAAATATGATGACGTTAGATGATATCGAACATAACACAATAAGAAAAAACTTTAATGAACCAAGAATACATTTTGCTTTAGTTTGTGCAGCATATAGTTGTCCTAAATTATTGAATCATGCATATTTTCCAGATAATTTAGATTTGCTATTAGAAGAACAAGCTAAACATTTTTTTTCTTCCAAAAAGCATTTCTATTTAGAAAACAATAAAGTATATATTTCAAAAATTTTAGATTGGTATGGAGAAGATTTTATTAATAAGTATTATGATGAAAATAACTTTAAATGGTTATCAAAAAAAGATAATTCAATTATCAATTTTGCAAAAAACTATGTAGACAATGAAATAAAAGATTTTTTATTAAACAATAAATATAGTATTGAATATATACCGTATAACTGGGAGTTGAATGAAAAATGA
- a CDS encoding CDP-alcohol phosphatidyltransferase family protein, with protein MLDTKARKFFDPLFDKLANTFIKFNIKPNQITTLSLIIGLLSAISYYFDYIILSILLLWISGLFDVLDGTVSRKTNSSSSLLGTLYDIVFDRIVELSIILSIALKNNSSIILYGIIVLLISIVLSMTTFLTTGLLVNKKSYKTFYYQPGLAERSEGFIFLTIMIIFKNYIFPISLLFSALIFITFIQRLFEAIKYLGSD; from the coding sequence ATGTTAGATACAAAAGCAAGAAAGTTTTTTGATCCTTTATTTGATAAATTAGCAAACACATTTATTAAATTTAATATTAAACCTAATCAGATAACTACATTATCTTTAATAATTGGATTATTATCAGCGATTTCATACTATTTTGATTATATTATATTATCTATATTACTATTATGGATTTCAGGTTTGTTTGATGTATTAGATGGAACAGTTTCAAGAAAAACAAATTCATCATCATCATTATTAGGTACATTATACGATATAGTTTTTGATAGAATTGTTGAATTATCAATAATATTATCTATTGCTTTAAAAAATAATAGTTCTATAATATTATATGGAATAATTGTATTATTAATATCAATTGTATTATCCATGACGACTTTCCTCACTACCGGTTTATTAGTAAATAAAAAAAGTTATAAAACATTTTATTATCAACCAGGTCTTGCAGAAAGAAGTGAGGGATTTATTTTTCTTACAATAATGATTATTTTTAAAAATTATATCTTTCCAATATCGTTATTATTTAGTGCATTGATATTTATAACCTTTATCCAAAGGTTATTTGAGGCTATTAAATATTTAGGGAGTGATTAA